From the genome of Bos indicus x Bos taurus breed Angus x Brahman F1 hybrid chromosome 19, Bos_hybrid_MaternalHap_v2.0, whole genome shotgun sequence:
CTTAAGCTTTTATCCCCAAGGCCCTAGAGCTGCATTCTCCATTACAGTAGCTACTAGCCAAATATGCCTATTAGAATGTAAATGAGTTTAAAttaagtaaagtttaaaagtgTTCTCAGGGagttctctggaggtccagtggttaggattcagcactttcacagacatggctgggcttcagtccctggtcaggagtactaagatcctgcaagctgcaaggcacagccaaaaaaaaaaatttgttcctCAGTCTCATGATCtaagtgctcaatagccacatgGAGCTACTGGCTACTGTATTGGATGGCACAGATTTAGAACATTTCCGTCATCACAGAAAATGCTACTGGAGAGCAATACTTTAGAGTTCAGGGCAACTTTACTTTCCCTGTCAGCCATCCAAAGCATAACTGCTTTAagatgggctttccttgtggctcaggtagtaaagaatccacttgcagtgtgggagacctgggtttgatccctgagttgggaagatcgcctggataagggaaaggctacccactccagtattctggcctggagaattccatggactgtatagtccatggggtcgcaaagagtcagacacaactgagcaactgtcactttcactttcagggagcTTTAAGAGGCCCAGAGAACTTAGTTCTTTTTAGGCTGGTTCAGAAGCCACCATCTAGGGAGGAGGTTAAGATGTAGAAATGGATGCCCAATGCCTGATTTCCCCAGACTGTGAGAAAGAGCCCAGGCTTCAGTTTTCCTGATCTGGTCTCTTGGGTCACAACCTGTTGTATGGAAATTTGCCTTCCTGGTTCTGGGCTGTGTTTGGGGCTCTTGGCAACAGGGGGAGAAGACCTCTCTTTGTCAGTGATTAGGAACCCCTGAATTTTAGGCTCCCCAAATTGGGCCCTGGATTCTGAGGGTCCCctccttttgttgttcagtcgctaaagtcatatctgactctttgtgaccccatggactgcatcatgccaggcttctttgtccttcactatctcccagagttggctcaaattcatgtccgttgagttgttGAACAGGCCTTTGATTTGTTATAAGTGTCTCCACTTGCCCATTTTCTTGCCCATGGACTTAGCCCTAGTTTACTGTGGAGACAGACCCCTGGGAAAAAGGACTATAAGAATTCCTGGTCCAGCATGCACTGGTCTAATCCGTGAGCTTGTCTCTGGTTACCTATCTTTCTGCCCTATTATTCTGGCTCCTAGTTTCATCCTGGACTTAAGCTGTGTCCATGATAGCACTGGTTGCTGAAAGCAATTTTCTTCCCCTGATACTTTCTCATtgccctgccccagcccaccTGGGAGTTTCCTCTGGACTTGATTTTCAGCCCTGGTAACTCTTCTGTATACGCACCTGAGCTGCGAGATTCCAAAGTGTTTGCCCTGATACCATTTGTGTGTCTGAGGTGGCCATCACTACTATGTTCCTTTGGatgtcaatccctgggtcatcaCTACCTACGTATTCTTGTCTAACATTACCACCACTGATTCCAAAGATATTCATCCCAGTTGGGAAACCCCTTTCCAACACCTCTCTTGCTCCGCgctgaccttggacaagtcatgtGGCACCTTCCTAGGCTAGCAGTAATTGTATGCAAGGACTCTTCTAGATTTAAGTTACCAGGGCACCTCTACTCTCTCAGGCCCTAGGCTATGTGCCTCATTATCATTTGCTATTTGGATCCATCCTATTATGTCTCTGTTCTAAGCCCAAGGAATGTTTGCGATTGACCTGGCCTTGGAAAGACACACTATAGTTTATTTCCATAGAAACTACAACTTCCATCAGGCACTATTTCAGCGGAACAGGAAAGGATCTGGGGGCGTGGCTCTAATGCCCTGGTAGCTTGGAAGACAAACTACAACTCCCAAGATAGCCAGGAGATCTCTGCAAAGCCAAAGGAGAGATTGACTGGAGGCCGGGCTGGTCCGGAACCACCTCCAGAAAGGGGCGTGGTTGTAACGTAGGGGCGTAGCCTTGTGAGCAGCAGGAAGAAGTTACCTGTTGAATCTTCCTACCCATTTTCTTTTCAGACCTTGCAGCTACCCCTAAGAGGGAAGCTGCAGACCACTAGCCTCTTCCGAAAAAGAGGTAAGGGGAGGTAGACAGGGGGCGGCGAAGGAGGCTATTGCATTCTGTAGGAGGGGCCAAACAGCCACTTTAACCTGCTGAGTCAGGTGAATCGGTCCATGGGGGTGGGGACTAGCATATGAGAAAAGGGCAAGGACGGAGGAGGTATTTGTTTGCTTTCAAGACTAAATTTAGAGCCCTTCATCTGCAGACCCATTGGTAGATTGTGTCTTGGGCACCCTCTCGATCTCGGGAAGAGAAAAGAACGGAGGGGCGAGTTTTCCACAGCAGAAGGAACAACGTTTCTGGGCTTTCCCCTGTACGTGTATTTCCTAGCCCCCAAACGATAGAGCCATATGGCTTCTGCAGTCTGGGGGAACGCTCCCTGGTGGAGCCCaccgcccccagccccagcccggcCGCTCACAGACATCGACTTCTGCTCTGGAGCGCAGCTGCAAGAACTAACCCAGCTGATCCAGGAGCTGGGTGTGCAGGAGAGTTGGAATGATGGGCCCAAGCCAGGACCAGATCTCCTCCAGGCCAAGGATTTTGTGTTCTCTTTGCTTAGTAAGTAACCCTCTTGCTGCTCTCAGCTCCGCCCCATCCCATCCTGGGCTCTGGATCATGCCTTCACGATCCCTACTCTTCCCTTAGGTCTCATTCATCGCAGGGACCCTCGCTTTCCTCCCCAGACAGAGCTCCTGCTGCTTCGTGGTGGGATTCGAGAGGGCTCCCTGGATTTGGGACCTGCGCCTCTAGGTCCCTACACTCGGGGACCTCACTACGATGCTGGCTTCACACTCCTGGTGCCCGTGTTTTCTTTAGATGGCACTGGGCAGGAGCTGCAACTGGACATGAGATCCTGTTACGCATGGCTCTGCCTCCCAGAGCAGGTACGCGGAACCTCGGTCCGGGAAGCATGGCAGGATTGCCTAGGACCCCCAGTCCCAGGAGGACGTGATTGGATCCACCCAACTGATAGCAGAGAGGGTCCCCGGGACCCGCAAAGCTCCGTGGACCAGCCACACAGTGACATCATTGAGCCTGAGGCACACGAGTCTTTGGAAAAATCACCTAGTAATGTTTCAGTGCCGGAGTCACCCCAGCAAAACCTAACCGATATTGGCTTTCCCTCACTATCGGAAGAAACGAATGATGACGTCACCAAAGCAGCCGATGTTAGCCCAGGGCCACAGCCGTCGGAGGCTCGGGAGGCATGGCCCACATTGTGCCCCGCCCAGGTGGCTGCTTGGTTCTTTGCTTCGCTGGCTGCGGTCGCTGAGTCCCTATTCCCCGTCCCGGGTGCCCCGCGCTTGGTCCACGCAGCCCGCCACGCAGGGTTCACTACCATCCTCCTGGCTACGCCCGGGCCCCCGCGCCGCCTCCTGCTTTTCGACCTGATCCCGGTGGTGTCTGTGGCCGGCTGGCCCCAGGGGGCTCGGAGCCACTCGTGGGCCGGCCCGCTGGCCTCGGAGTCGTCCTCCTTCTACCTGGTGCCCGGCGGCGGCGGCCAAACGGAGCGGCCGGGAGCCTCCGGCTGGCAGCTCTGCTTTGCCCGCCAGGAGCTGGCGCTCAAGGCGCGCATACCCACTCCGCTGCTGCAAGCGCACGCGGCGGCCCAGGCGCTGCTGCGCCCGCTGGTGGCGGGGACCCGGGCCGCGGCGCCCTACCTCCTGCGGACGTTGCTCTACTGGGCGTGCGAGCGGCTGCCCGCGCTCTATCTGGCGCGGCCCGAGAATGCGGGCGCCTGCTGCCTCGGGCTGCTGGATGAGCTGGGCCGAGTACTCGAGGCGCGGACGCTGCCCCACTATTTTCTGAGTGGCCAAAAGCTCCGTGCGGGGGACGGCGCCTCTTCGCTGCTCGGGGCGTTGGCCCTGCTTCGCGGGGACCCTGCCCGGGCCCTGCGTGCAGCTGTGGAGGAGGCCAAGGCTGCGCGGAAGGGGGGCGGCTTAGCCGGCGTGGGAGCCGGGTCCCATTAAAAACGCTGTTCGTACTAACGTGGAAACTGCTTCTGTTTGCCGATGGGGTGTGGAGGGGACTGCTCTTCCTCCACCTGGGAGACAGGCTGAACCCCTTGGGCCCGAAGAATCCGCGTTCTAGAAGGCCTCCTGTCTGGTTCCTCGCcatcctcccaccctcctccagcaCCATCCCTGGCACAGGTCGTTCCATTCCGGCCTCTCCACTTTCCACATCTGTGGCCAGCACCCTTCTTGCCCCGGTGCAACCTCTTGCATCCATCTCCCCCCAGTGCTTATGGTCTTTTCTCTT
Proteins encoded in this window:
- the TMEM102 gene encoding transmembrane protein 102 isoform X1, whose translation is MASAVWGNAPWWSPPPPAPARPLTDIDFCSGAQLQELTQLIQELGVQESWNDGPKPGPDLLQAKDFVFSLLSLIHRRDPRFPPQTELLLLRGGIREGSLDLGPAPLGPYTRGPHYDAGFTLLVPVFSLDGTGQELQLDMRSCYAWLCLPEQVRGTSVREAWQDCLGPPVPGGRDWIHPTDSREGPRDPQSSVDQPHSDIIEPEAHESLEKSPSNVSVPESPQQNLTDIGFPSLSEETNDDVTKAADVSPGPQPSEAREAWPTLCPAQVAAWFFASLAAVAESLFPVPGAPRLVHAARHAGFTTILLATPGPPRRLLLFDLIPVVSVAGWPQGARSHSWAGPLASESSSFYLVPGGGGQTERPGASGWQLCFARQELALKARIPTPLLQAHAAAQALLRPLVAGTRAAAPYLLRTLLYWACERLPALYLARPENAGACCLGLLDELGRVLEARTLPHYFLSGQKLRAGDGASSLLGALALLRGDPARALRAAVEEAKAARKGGGLAGVGAGSH
- the TMEM102 gene encoding transmembrane protein 102 isoform X2 encodes the protein MASAVWGNAPWWSPPPPAPARPLTDIDFCSGAQLQELTQLIQELGVQESWNDGPKPGPDLLQAKDFVFSLLNGTGQELQLDMRSCYAWLCLPEQVRGTSVREAWQDCLGPPVPGGRDWIHPTDSREGPRDPQSSVDQPHSDIIEPEAHESLEKSPSNVSVPESPQQNLTDIGFPSLSEETNDDVTKAADVSPGPQPSEAREAWPTLCPAQVAAWFFASLAAVAESLFPVPGAPRLVHAARHAGFTTILLATPGPPRRLLLFDLIPVVSVAGWPQGARSHSWAGPLASESSSFYLVPGGGGQTERPGASGWQLCFARQELALKARIPTPLLQAHAAAQALLRPLVAGTRAAAPYLLRTLLYWACERLPALYLARPENAGACCLGLLDELGRVLEARTLPHYFLSGQKLRAGDGASSLLGALALLRGDPARALRAAVEEAKAARKGGGLAGVGAGSH